A single genomic interval of Nonomuraea rubra harbors:
- a CDS encoding B3/B4 domain-containing protein — translation MLDDIWVDDSVLALRPDFAVLIVTAHGLRNGPTDDRSRAWLAAASAVEVQTDKIDAWKDAYRAFGAKPQRTRPSVDALTRRMPLPEINQVVDAYNTISVKHALPIGGEDLDKYAGPARLVRATGDEASEEALGQPEPGEVIWRDDIGVTCRRWNWRQVVRTRLTEETTNAIFLLERLEPMSLEELKQAGEELSDLLSELSPGVRIASRLLSDGK, via the coding sequence ATGCTCGACGACATCTGGGTGGACGACTCCGTCCTCGCACTGCGCCCCGACTTCGCGGTGCTCATCGTGACCGCGCACGGCCTGCGCAACGGGCCGACCGACGACCGCTCCCGGGCCTGGCTGGCGGCCGCCTCCGCGGTGGAGGTGCAGACGGACAAGATCGACGCCTGGAAGGACGCCTACCGCGCCTTCGGCGCCAAGCCGCAGCGCACCCGCCCCTCGGTCGACGCCCTGACCCGGCGCATGCCACTGCCGGAGATCAACCAGGTCGTCGACGCGTACAACACGATCAGCGTGAAGCACGCGCTGCCGATCGGCGGCGAGGACCTCGACAAGTACGCCGGCCCCGCCCGCCTGGTGCGGGCGACCGGCGACGAGGCGTCGGAGGAGGCGCTCGGGCAGCCGGAGCCCGGCGAGGTCATCTGGCGCGACGACATCGGTGTCACCTGCAGGAGATGGAACTGGCGCCAGGTGGTGCGGACCCGCCTCACCGAGGAGACCACCAACGCGATCTTCCTCCTGGAGCGCCTGGAGCCCATGTCGCTGGAGGAGCTCAAGCAGGCCGGCGAGGAACTCTCAGACCTTCTGTCCGAGTTGTCCCCCGGGGTGCGCATCGCCAGCCGATTGCTGTCCGACGGGAAATAA
- a CDS encoding winged helix-turn-helix domain-containing protein, translating to MEESYKISDPQVLRAVTHPLRARLLGLLRADGPATASELGRKMGESSGSTSYHLRELFKYGFIEEDPEQRDGRERRWRARHRYTSWNSREMSDTAEGREVVKVMRLWQADALGQIVQEFDESEWSPEWVEIAGMSDHITELPPAALAEFMARTEEILRELEARHAGAPDAEQVRIWVGGFPRMRREEP from the coding sequence GTGGAGGAGAGCTACAAGATCAGTGACCCGCAGGTGCTGCGGGCCGTCACCCATCCGCTGCGCGCCCGGCTGCTCGGCTTGCTGCGCGCCGACGGCCCCGCCACCGCGAGCGAGCTGGGCCGCAAGATGGGCGAGAGCTCCGGCTCGACCAGCTACCACCTGCGGGAGCTGTTCAAGTACGGCTTCATCGAGGAGGACCCCGAGCAGCGCGACGGCCGTGAGCGGCGGTGGCGGGCCCGCCACCGCTACACCTCGTGGAACAGCCGGGAGATGTCGGACACGGCCGAGGGCCGCGAGGTGGTCAAGGTCATGCGGCTGTGGCAGGCCGATGCCCTCGGGCAGATCGTGCAGGAGTTCGACGAGTCCGAGTGGTCTCCCGAGTGGGTCGAGATCGCCGGCATGAGCGACCACATCACCGAGCTGCCGCCTGCCGCGCTGGCGGAGTTCATGGCGCGTACCGAGGAGATCCTGCGGGAGCTGGAGGCGCGCCACGCGGGCGCGCCCGACGCCGAGCAGGTCCGGATCTGGGTGGGGGGCTTCCCCCGCATGCGGAGGGAGGAGCCGTGA
- a CDS encoding MFS transporter: MTARSALRRYMLVSFLTWLPPGIMMATMVLLMTERGLGLARIGLVVTVYSVVTVSLELPTGGLADVVGRRVVLAASAAFTVAGLALMSVSTTFWMFLLSGVFKGVARALSSGPATSWYVDTLHGIEGPAADLRPGLARGGAMESVALCFGVLAGGALPLLVPLLVPPSLLLPLAAPPLVGAVAALVLLVVVLFALPEPAHERRSLRGVLREVPATVAGGVRLALGGSVLRRLMLAAAASGMVLMSIELLTPGRLAELAGTAEEGSLAYAVVAALGFAGSAMGSALAPRAARLAGGSAGGAIAGTALTALSVGALAATAGVDGLPGMLSAGLAYVTLFVGGAVTAVLCLELTHKAVTAAERTTVTSTSSLSLQSGGIVANLTLGSLAAQAGLAAAWSVGAVVMLASALLFVRMPAPTGSSPAQALPARSGSG, from the coding sequence GTGACCGCACGATCGGCCTTACGGCGCTACATGCTCGTCAGCTTCCTGACCTGGCTGCCACCCGGGATCATGATGGCCACCATGGTCCTGCTGATGACCGAGCGGGGCCTCGGCCTGGCCCGGATCGGGCTGGTGGTGACCGTGTACTCGGTCGTGACCGTGAGCCTGGAGCTGCCGACGGGCGGCCTGGCCGACGTCGTCGGCAGGCGCGTGGTGCTGGCGGCCTCGGCCGCGTTCACCGTGGCGGGGCTGGCCCTGATGAGCGTGTCCACCACGTTCTGGATGTTCCTGCTGAGCGGGGTGTTCAAGGGCGTCGCGCGGGCGCTGTCCAGCGGCCCCGCCACCTCCTGGTACGTCGACACGCTGCACGGCATCGAGGGGCCCGCGGCCGACCTCAGGCCCGGCCTGGCCAGGGGCGGCGCGATGGAGTCCGTGGCCCTGTGCTTCGGGGTGCTGGCGGGTGGCGCCCTGCCGCTCCTGGTGCCGCTCCTGGTGCCGCCCTCGCTGCTGCTCCCGCTGGCCGCGCCGCCCCTGGTGGGCGCGGTGGCGGCGCTGGTCCTGCTGGTGGTGGTGCTGTTCGCGCTGCCGGAGCCGGCCCACGAGCGCCGCTCGCTGCGGGGCGTGCTGCGCGAGGTGCCCGCCACCGTGGCCGGCGGTGTCCGGCTGGCGCTGGGCGGCAGCGTGCTGCGCAGGCTCATGCTCGCCGCCGCCGCGTCCGGCATGGTGCTGATGAGCATCGAGCTGCTCACGCCCGGCCGCCTGGCCGAGCTGGCCGGCACGGCGGAGGAGGGCAGCCTGGCCTACGCCGTGGTGGCGGCGCTCGGGTTCGCGGGCAGCGCGATGGGCAGCGCGCTGGCGCCCAGGGCCGCGCGCCTGGCGGGCGGTTCGGCCGGGGGCGCGATCGCGGGCACGGCGCTGACCGCGCTCTCCGTCGGGGCGCTGGCCGCGACGGCGGGCGTGGACGGCCTGCCCGGGATGCTGAGCGCCGGGCTCGCCTACGTCACGCTCTTCGTCGGCGGCGCGGTGACGGCCGTGTTGTGCCTGGAACTCACGCACAAGGCCGTCACCGCCGCCGAGCGCACCACGGTCACCTCGACGAGCTCGCTGTCGCTGCAGTCCGGCGGCATCGTGGCCAATCTCACTCTCGGCTCCCTGGCCGCCCAGGCGGGCCTCGCCGCCGCCTGGAGTGTCGGAGCCGTCGTGATGCTGGCCTCGGCGCTGCTGTTCGTACGGATGCCGGCGCCTACAGGCTCCAGTCCAGCTCAGGCCCTACCGGCACGATCCGGCTCGGGTTGA
- a CDS encoding glutathione S-transferase C-terminal domain-containing protein encodes MKLSREISDDGRFVRQPNRFTDRLGPPEPGRYRLYASYACPWAQRVLIVRKLLGLDDLLDVTIVDPIRDEKGWRVPGGDPEYLSELYHATDPGYVGRYTVPCIWDARDERIVTNDFPQITLDLETSWGTSPNLYPERLRPDIDIMNDRLYHGLNNAVYEAGFSRDQQVYEEAVARVFTTLDFLEVRLAESEFLFDTLTDSDVRLYTTLARFDSVYYAHFKCSVRRLTDYPALWAYARRLHAIPAFHETTVFDQIKRHYYVTQTNINPSRIVPVGPELDWSL; translated from the coding sequence ATGAAGCTGAGCCGCGAGATCTCCGATGATGGCCGCTTCGTCCGGCAGCCGAACCGTTTCACGGATCGGCTCGGCCCTCCCGAGCCCGGCCGCTACCGCCTCTACGCGTCCTACGCCTGCCCGTGGGCGCAGCGCGTGCTGATCGTCCGGAAGCTCCTGGGCCTGGATGACCTGCTGGACGTCACGATCGTCGATCCCATCCGCGACGAGAAGGGCTGGCGCGTCCCGGGCGGCGACCCGGAGTACCTGTCCGAGCTCTACCACGCCACCGACCCGGGCTACGTGGGCCGCTACACCGTCCCGTGCATCTGGGACGCCAGGGACGAGCGCATCGTCACCAACGACTTCCCGCAGATCACCCTCGATCTGGAGACGTCGTGGGGCACCTCGCCCAACCTCTATCCGGAACGCCTGCGCCCCGACATCGACATCATGAACGACCGCCTCTACCACGGGCTCAACAACGCGGTCTACGAGGCGGGCTTCTCCCGTGACCAGCAGGTCTACGAGGAGGCGGTGGCGCGCGTGTTCACCACCCTCGACTTCCTGGAGGTGCGGCTGGCCGAGTCGGAGTTCCTCTTCGACACGCTCACCGACAGCGACGTGCGCCTCTACACCACGCTGGCCAGGTTCGACTCCGTGTACTACGCGCACTTCAAGTGCTCGGTGCGGCGGCTGACGGACTATCCCGCGCTGTGGGCGTACGCGCGCCGCCTCCACGCGATCCCGGCCTTCCACGAGACCACCGTCTTCGACCAGATCAAGCGCCACTACTACGTCACCCAGACCAACATCAACCCGAGCCGGATCGTGCCGGTAGGGCCTGAGCTGGACTGGAGCCTGTAG
- a CDS encoding MBL fold metallo-hydrolase — protein MAKFVVTPANPAQREAWVGGTLPGVERVRPGLWSIPVPIPINPLRYVLVYALELPDGVAIIDAGWNTDEAYDALVAGLGVAGYAITDVKGVLVTHIHPDHYGLAGRIRESSGAWIALHPADARLVRERYDDEAIDSLVQRERALLRRCGVPDLTLDELAGASMMIRHMVSMARPDRLVEDGDDLDLPGWDLRAIWTPGHSPGHLCFVSPERRVLFSGDHVLAKITPIVAVHPQSGPNPLADYLDSLDAVRKLEVDEVLPAHEYRFLELAERVDTVMAHHDARLAEIEQVVGAAGAAACWDVATRLTWSRPWETIPPFMRRSANNETLAHLAWLEAKGRLVREPGEPDLWRLP, from the coding sequence GTGGCGAAATTTGTGGTGACCCCCGCGAACCCCGCACAGCGGGAGGCGTGGGTCGGCGGGACGCTCCCCGGCGTCGAGCGGGTACGTCCCGGCCTGTGGTCCATCCCGGTCCCGATCCCGATCAACCCTCTCAGGTACGTGCTGGTCTACGCGCTCGAGCTGCCCGACGGCGTGGCGATCATCGACGCAGGCTGGAACACCGACGAGGCGTACGACGCGCTCGTGGCGGGCCTGGGCGTGGCCGGGTACGCGATCACCGACGTCAAGGGCGTGCTGGTCACCCACATCCACCCTGACCACTACGGCCTGGCGGGCCGCATCAGGGAGAGCTCCGGCGCCTGGATCGCGCTGCACCCCGCGGACGCCCGCCTGGTCCGCGAGCGCTACGACGACGAGGCCATCGACTCCCTGGTCCAGCGCGAGCGGGCGCTGCTGCGCCGCTGCGGCGTGCCCGACCTGACCCTGGACGAGCTGGCCGGCGCCTCCATGATGATCAGGCACATGGTCTCCATGGCCAGGCCGGACCGGCTGGTCGAGGACGGAGACGACCTCGACCTGCCGGGCTGGGACCTGCGGGCCATCTGGACGCCCGGGCACTCGCCCGGTCACCTGTGCTTCGTCTCGCCGGAGCGCAGGGTGCTGTTCTCCGGTGACCACGTCCTGGCGAAGATCACGCCCATCGTGGCCGTGCACCCCCAGTCGGGGCCGAACCCGCTGGCCGACTACCTCGACTCGCTGGACGCCGTGCGCAAGCTGGAGGTGGACGAGGTGCTGCCCGCGCACGAGTACCGGTTCCTGGAGCTGGCCGAGCGGGTGGACACCGTGATGGCGCACCACGACGCGCGGCTGGCCGAGATCGAGCAGGTGGTGGGCGCGGCCGGCGCCGCCGCTTGCTGGGACGTGGCCACCCGGCTGACGTGGTCGCGGCCCTGGGAGACGATCCCGCCGTTCATGCGGCGCTCGGCCAACAACGAGACGCTGGCGCACCTGGCGTGGCTGGAGGCGAAGGGCCGCCTGGTCAGGGAGCCGGGCGAGCCCGACCTGTGGCGCCTGCCCTGA
- a CDS encoding SDR family NAD(P)-dependent oxidoreductase, whose amino-acid sequence MLRFDDRVAIITGAGHGLGRSHALLLAERGAKVVVNDLGGALDGTGASAGPAAEVADLITKNGGQAVASADNVATPEGAKALVQAAVDAFGRVDIVVNNAGILRDKSFGKMTVEEFDAVLAVHVRGSYLVSQAAYPLMKAAGYGRVVNTSSPAGLFGNFGQANYSTAKMGLVGLTKTLGIEGARNGIKANAIAPVAWTRMTEALLPAEFEAKFTPERVSALVAYLVHESCEASGEVFTVGGGKVARVFVAEGPGWKTDDLTPEAIAGNWESVMAEQPYVLTAADSMKAML is encoded by the coding sequence ATGCTTCGGTTCGATGACAGGGTCGCGATCATCACGGGGGCCGGGCACGGCCTGGGCAGGTCGCACGCGCTCCTGCTGGCCGAGCGGGGCGCCAAGGTCGTCGTCAACGACCTCGGCGGCGCGCTCGACGGCACGGGCGCCTCGGCGGGCCCCGCGGCGGAGGTGGCCGACCTCATCACGAAGAACGGCGGCCAGGCCGTGGCCAGCGCCGACAACGTCGCCACCCCCGAGGGCGCCAAGGCCCTGGTCCAGGCGGCGGTGGACGCGTTCGGCAGGGTGGACATCGTCGTCAACAACGCGGGCATCCTGCGTGACAAGTCGTTCGGGAAGATGACGGTCGAGGAGTTCGACGCGGTGCTGGCCGTGCACGTACGCGGCTCCTACCTCGTCAGCCAGGCCGCGTACCCGCTGATGAAGGCGGCCGGCTACGGCCGGGTCGTGAACACCTCCAGCCCCGCCGGCCTGTTCGGCAACTTCGGCCAGGCCAACTACTCCACCGCGAAGATGGGCCTGGTCGGCCTGACCAAGACGCTCGGCATCGAGGGCGCGCGCAACGGCATCAAGGCCAACGCGATCGCGCCCGTCGCGTGGACGCGGATGACCGAGGCGCTGCTGCCGGCCGAGTTCGAGGCCAAGTTCACGCCGGAGCGGGTCAGCGCGCTGGTGGCCTATCTCGTGCACGAGTCGTGCGAGGCCAGCGGCGAGGTGTTCACGGTCGGGGGCGGCAAGGTGGCGCGGGTGTTCGTGGCCGAGGGGCCGGGATGGAAGACCGACGACCTGACGCCCGAGGCGATCGCGGGCAACTGGGAGTCGGTGATGGCCGAGCAGCCGTACGTGCTGACGGCGGCCGACTCCATGAAGGCCATGCTCTGA
- a CDS encoding ROK family transcriptional regulator: MTPQPGSAGDVLTLISAGSATTRSDLARLTGLARSTISQRVDALIERGLVEETESGESTGGRPPRQLRLHTEDHAFAGVDLGATHCRVALMDISGDVLAECEDALLIGEGPEKVLAHVDQRLDHLLGRAGRPRSALRAVGIGVPGPVEFATGRPNNPPIMPGWNDYPVPDYFEGVEVLVDNDVNVMALGEHREAFADTKHLLFVKVGTGIGCGIMAEGKLHRGAQGSAGDIGHIRVSGHEDAGCRCGNSACLEAVAGGAAIARRLTELGLAAETGADVVALVQSGNTQALRLVREAGRLIGEVLASLVNFFNPEVIVIGGALSRVHEHLLAGIRETVYRRSLPLATHHLSITPSRTGINAAALGAGILAIEHYLSPDNINRIVNA, from the coding sequence ATGACCCCCCAGCCGGGCTCCGCCGGCGACGTGCTGACGCTGATCAGCGCGGGCTCCGCGACGACCCGTTCCGATTTGGCGAGGCTCACCGGCCTGGCCAGGTCCACGATCTCCCAGCGCGTGGACGCGCTGATCGAGCGCGGCCTGGTCGAGGAGACCGAGAGCGGCGAGTCCACCGGCGGCCGCCCTCCGCGCCAGCTCCGCCTGCACACCGAGGACCACGCCTTCGCCGGCGTGGACCTGGGCGCCACCCACTGCCGGGTCGCGCTCATGGACATCTCGGGCGACGTGCTGGCCGAGTGCGAGGACGCGCTGCTGATCGGCGAGGGCCCCGAGAAGGTGCTCGCCCACGTGGACCAGCGGCTCGACCACCTGCTCGGCCGGGCGGGCCGGCCCAGGAGCGCGCTGCGGGCGGTCGGGATCGGCGTGCCGGGGCCGGTGGAGTTCGCCACCGGCCGGCCGAACAACCCGCCGATCATGCCGGGCTGGAACGACTACCCCGTCCCCGACTACTTCGAGGGCGTCGAGGTCCTGGTGGACAACGACGTCAACGTGATGGCGCTGGGCGAGCACCGCGAGGCGTTCGCCGACACCAAGCATCTGCTGTTCGTCAAGGTCGGCACCGGCATCGGCTGCGGCATCATGGCCGAGGGCAAGCTGCACAGGGGCGCGCAGGGCTCGGCGGGCGACATCGGCCACATCAGGGTCAGCGGCCACGAGGACGCCGGCTGCCGGTGCGGCAACAGCGCCTGCCTGGAGGCCGTGGCCGGCGGCGCCGCCATCGCGCGGCGGCTGACCGAGCTGGGCCTGGCGGCCGAGACGGGCGCCGACGTGGTGGCCCTCGTCCAGTCGGGCAACACCCAGGCGCTGCGCCTGGTCAGGGAGGCCGGCCGGCTCATCGGCGAGGTGCTGGCCAGCCTGGTCAACTTCTTCAACCCCGAAGTCATCGTGATCGGCGGCGCGCTGTCGCGGGTGCACGAGCACCTGCTGGCCGGGATCAGGGAGACGGTCTACCGCCGCTCTCTCCCGCTGGCCACGCACCACCTGTCGATCACGCCCAGCCGTACGGGGATCAACGCCGCCGCACTCGGCGCCGGGATCCTCGCGATCGAGCACTACCTGTCACCGGACAACATCAACCGCATCGTCAACGCCTGA
- a CDS encoding sugar ABC transporter ATP-binding protein, which yields MLVMKGIVKQFPGVRALDGVDLDVRAGEVHCLLGQNGAGKSTLIKVLAGVHQPDEGTISFNGTEVRPGSPIDAIKLGFATIYQELDLVDGLSVAENIFLGHEHARLGFVNRAAGRRAAREVLERLGHPEIRPAAEVGRLSPAAKQVVSMARALSHEARLIIMDEPSAALAHDEVANLFRIIRELTAQGVAVVYISHRLEEIREIGDRVTVLKDGRTVAVGLPARDTPTTQIVSLMTGRNVEYVFPPRGGRKLGEEVLRVEGLSSPGVFKDVSFAVRAGEIVGLAGLVGSGRSEILEAVYGARPATGRVLLDGRPVRRGVVGTVRSGMGLAPEERKAQALLLDQSVTANITLGTLPGFARFGWIDRKRERSEAKRLSELLSIRPPDPERPIRTLSGGNQQKAVLARWLLGGRKLLLLDEPTRGVDVGARAELYAVIHDLAEQGIGVLLVSSEVPEVLGLADRVLVLREGSVIHEGEAEELDEHRVLDMIMNGRAA from the coding sequence ATGCTGGTCATGAAGGGCATCGTCAAACAGTTCCCCGGCGTGCGAGCGCTGGACGGGGTCGATCTGGACGTGCGGGCGGGCGAGGTGCACTGCCTGCTCGGCCAGAACGGCGCCGGCAAATCCACTCTGATCAAGGTGCTGGCCGGAGTTCACCAGCCGGACGAGGGCACGATCTCGTTCAACGGGACCGAGGTGCGCCCCGGCAGCCCCATCGACGCCATCAAGCTCGGCTTCGCCACCATCTACCAGGAACTCGACCTGGTCGACGGCCTCAGCGTGGCCGAGAACATCTTCCTCGGCCACGAGCACGCCCGCCTCGGCTTCGTGAACAGGGCCGCGGGCCGGCGGGCCGCGCGCGAGGTGCTGGAACGCCTCGGGCACCCGGAGATCCGGCCCGCGGCGGAGGTCGGGCGGCTGTCCCCGGCGGCCAAGCAGGTCGTCTCGATGGCCCGCGCGCTCTCCCACGAGGCCCGCCTGATCATCATGGACGAGCCGTCCGCCGCGCTCGCCCACGACGAGGTGGCCAACCTCTTCCGCATCATCCGCGAGCTCACCGCCCAGGGTGTGGCCGTGGTCTACATCTCCCACCGCCTGGAGGAGATCCGCGAGATCGGCGACCGCGTCACGGTGCTGAAGGACGGCCGCACGGTCGCGGTCGGCCTGCCCGCCCGCGACACGCCGACCACGCAAATCGTTTCGCTCATGACGGGCAGGAACGTCGAGTACGTCTTCCCGCCCAGGGGCGGGCGCAAGCTCGGCGAGGAGGTGCTGCGGGTCGAGGGCCTGTCCTCGCCGGGCGTCTTCAAGGACGTCTCGTTCGCCGTACGCGCGGGCGAGATCGTCGGCCTGGCCGGTCTCGTCGGCTCGGGCCGCTCGGAGATCCTGGAGGCCGTGTACGGCGCCCGCCCCGCCACGGGCCGCGTGCTGCTCGACGGACGCCCGGTGCGCCGCGGCGTGGTCGGCACGGTCAGGAGCGGCATGGGCCTGGCCCCCGAGGAACGCAAGGCCCAGGCCCTGCTGCTGGACCAGAGCGTCACGGCCAACATCACGCTGGGCACCCTGCCGGGGTTCGCCAGGTTCGGCTGGATCGACCGCAAGCGGGAGCGGAGCGAGGCCAAGCGGCTGTCGGAGCTGCTGAGCATCCGCCCGCCCGACCCGGAACGCCCGATCAGGACCCTCTCGGGCGGCAACCAGCAGAAGGCGGTGCTCGCCCGCTGGCTGCTCGGCGGGCGCAAGCTGCTCCTGCTCGACGAGCCCACCCGAGGCGTGGACGTGGGGGCCAGGGCCGAGCTGTACGCGGTCATCCACGACCTGGCCGAGCAGGGCATCGGCGTGCTGCTGGTCTCCAGCGAGGTGCCCGAGGTGCTGGGCCTGGCCGATCGGGTGCTGGTGCTGCGTGAAGGGTCCGTCATCCACGAGGGAGAGGCCGAGGAGCTGGACGAGCACCGCGTACTGGACATGATCATGAATGGGAGGGCGGCGTGA